CGATACCGGAGCCGGCACCGGTCACCAGGGCCACCCGGGTGGCGAGGGGCTTGGGCTTCGGCATCCGCTGGAGCTTGGCCTCCTCCAGTTCCCAGTACTCGATGCGGAACTTCTCCGACTCCTCGATGGGCGCGTATGCGGAGACGGCCTCGGCGCCGCGCATCACGTTGATGGCGTTGACGTAGAACTCGCCTGCGACCCGCGCGGTCTGCTTGTCCTTTCCGAACGAGAACATGCCGACACCGGGCACCAACACGATCGCCGGGTCCGCACCGCGCATCGCGGGTGACTCGGGTGTGGCGTGCCGGGCGTAGTACGCGGCGTACTCCTCGCGGTATGCGGCGTGCAGCTCCTTCAACCGGGCGGTCATGTCGTCGAGTTCGGCCGTGGGCGGCAGGTCGAGGACGAGCGGGCGCACCTTCGTGCGCAGGAAGTGGTCGGGGCAGGAGGTGCCCAGCGCGGCAAGGCGGGGGTGCTCGGCACTCGCCAGGAAGTCGAGGACGGTCTCGGAGTCGTTGAAGTGGCCGACCTGCGGGCGGTCCATCGACGCCAGCCCTCGGATGACCGGGGCGAGCTGAGCGGCGCGCTCCCGGCGCTCGGTCGCGCCGAGCGCCGCGTATCCCTCGAGGACCGGACCGAATGGCTCGTCCTTGCCTTTCTCAACGAGGAAGGTCTCGGCGGTGCGGATGATGAAGAGGGCGTTGCGCTCGCACTCTTCGGCCGTCTCGCCCCACGCGCTGATGCCGTGTCCGCCCAGGACCACCCCGACGGCCTGCGGGTTGGCGGCCTTGATGGCCGCGATGTCCAGGCCCAGCTGGAATCCGGGACGGCGCCAGGGCACCCAGGCGACCTTGTCACCGAAGCACTCGGCGGTGAGCTTCTCCCCGTCGGCCGCGCAGGCCAGGGCGATGCCGGAGTCGGGATGCAGGTGGTCGACGTGAGCGGCGTCCACCAGGCCGTGCATGGCCGTGTCGATGGACGGTGCGGCGCCGCCCTTGCCGTGCAGGCAGTAGTCGAACGCGGCGACCATCTCGTCCTCGCGCTCCACGCCCGGGTAGACGTCGGTGAGCGCGCGCAGCCGGTCCAGGCGCAGCACGGCGAGCCCGCCCTCCGTGAGCGTGCCCAGGTCACCGCCCGAGCCCTTGACCCACATCAGCTCGACGTCGGAGCCGGTGACCGGGTCGGTCTCGGAGCCCTTGGCGGACGTGTTGCCGCCGGCGTAGTTAGTGTTGCGGGGGTCGGCGCCGAGACGATTGGAGCGCGCCAGCAGCGCGGCGACCTCGGGGTGCGTAGACATGGCGTGGATCAGTCCTTGTGAGAGAGGTGAACGTACGGAACGGAGCGAAGACTCAGGCCCCCCACCCCGCCTGCTCCCCACCCACCCGCTCGGCCACGATCCGCTCCTGCCACCCGGAGGCGGCATACGCGGAGACAGGATCCGGGTTCAGCCCCTGCTCCTCGCGCAGCTCGCGCAGCAGAGGCCGGACATCGGTGTTGTAGGCGTCCATCAGCACGAGGTTCGCGCCGAGCACATCACCTTCGCGCTGCGCGGCGACGAGCGCGTCGAGGTCGACGAGGAGCGCCTTGGCGGTGGCTTCCTGCACGTTCATCACGGAGCGGATGACCGCCGGGATCTTCGCCTCGATGTTGTGGCACTGGTCGAGCATGAACGCCACGTTCGTCTCCGGCTTGAAGCCGCCGTTCTTGGCGACCTCGTGCAGGATCCGGAACAGCTGGAACGGGTCGGCGGAGCCGACCATCAGGTCGTCGTCCGCGTAGAACCGTGAGTTGAAGTCGAAGCCGCCGAGCTTCCCCTCGCGCAGCAGTGTGGCGACGATGAACTCGATGTTCGTACCCGGCGCGTGGTGCCCCGTGTCCACGACGACCTGAGCCTTGTGGCCCAGCTTGAGGCACTGCAGGTACGAGGTTCCCCAGTCGGGCACGTCGGTCGTGTAGAAGGCCGGCTCGAAGAACTTGTACTCGAGGAGCAGACGCTGGTCGTCGCCGAGCCGCTCGTACACCGTGGCCAGCGACTCGGCGAGCCGGTCCTGGCGCGCCACGATGTCGTCCTGCCCGGGGTAGTTCGTGCCGTCGGCGAACCACAGCTTCAGGTCCTTCGACCCGGTCGCGTCCATGATGTCGACGCACTCCAGGAGGTGGTCGACGGCCTTGCTGCGCACCTTCGGGTCGGGGTGGCAGACGCTCCCCAGTTTGTAGTCGTCGTCCTGGAAGGTGTTGGAGTTGATGGCGCCGAGTTCCACACCACGTTCCTTCGCGTACGTGCGGAGGCCCTCGTAGTCGTCGACCTTGTCCCACGGGATGTGCAGGGACACCTTGGGCGCGATGCCGGTGAACTCGTGCACCTTCGCCGCGTCGTCCAGCTTCTCCCGCGGGGTACGCGGCACACCGGCCTGCGCGAACACCTTGAACCGCGTGCCGGAGTTGCCGTAGCCCCAGGAGGGTGTCTCGATCCGCTGGCCGGCGAGTGCGGCCTTCACGGCAGCGATGTCAGGCATGTTCACCTCGGGGTGACTGAAGGAATGGGTGCCCCGGAAGCTGGGGCGACAGGTACACGAACCGACCACGTGTGTGGCCGCATGCAGCAACCGACGCATGCGGATGACGATGTGAATCGATTCATTCCGTTCGGGAAAGTAACCCCCTCGACTGGTGGCCGTCAAGGGGTTCCAGTCGATCGGGAGAGGCTCTCCACGACGTTACGGAATCGTGTCGTTCACCCCTCGCGGGTCCAGGGCGCCCCCGGTTTCCTGCAGTTCAAGGGGCCTTCATCGCCCGGCGTGCCCACGTGGGGAGGTCAGGAGATCAAAGTGACCTCTTGACCTGCCGGTTGCGCGGGGCTAGCTTCCGGGCAACCTCACTGAAACATTTCAGGCCGGGTGACTTCTTCGGCATTCAAGGCCGCGCTCGACGACACACCACCTCGGCAGACTCCCCGGCACACCACTGGCACACCCATGGAGAGACGCAATGACGCTTTCTGAACCGGAGACCACTCCGGTGCTCGCGCTGGAGGGGGTGAGCAAGTCCTTCGGCGCCGTACGCGCCCTGCGTGGTGTCTCGCTGCGGCTGTACCCCGGAGAGGCGCACGCCCTCGCCGGAGAGAACGGCGCGGGCAAGTCGACCTTGATCAAGACGCTTGCCGGGGTGCACCGCCCTGACTCGGGCGCGGTCCTGCTCGACGGTGAGCCGGTGGCGTTCAACGGTCCGGCGGACGCCCGCGACACGGGCGTCGCCGTCATCTACCAGGAGCCGACCCTCTTCCCGGACCTCTCCGTCGCCGAGAACATCTTCATGGGCCGCCAGCCCCGGCGTTCCCTGGGCCGCGTTGACCATCGCGCGGTCAAGCAGGCAGCCGCCGATCTGTTCACCCGCCTCGGCGTCGACCTCGATCCCGATCAGCCGGCCCGCGGCCTGTCCATCGCCGACCAGCAGCTCGTCGAGATCGCCAAGGCGCTCTCCTTCGACGCCCGCGTCCTGATCATGGACGAGCCGACTGCCGCGCTCACCGGCAGCGAGGTTGCCCGCCTCTTCGGCGTCGTCAGGACCCTGCGCGCGCAGGGCGCCGCCATCCTGTTCATCTCGCATCGCCTGGAGGAGATCTTCGAGCTGTGCCAACGGGTGACCACCCTGCGTGACGGCGCCTGGATCAGCAGCGAGCCGCTGGAGGGGCTGACCGAGGACGATCTCGTACGGCGCATGGTCGGCCGCGATCTGGACGAGCTCTACCCCAAGCAGCTCACCGAGGTGGGTGACGTCGCGCTCACCGTGCGAAGGCTCACGCGTGAGGGTGTCTTCACCGACGTGTCGTTCGACGTGCGGCGCGGGGAGATCGTGGGCCTCGCGGGGCTCGTCGGTGCCGGCCGCAGTGAGGTGGCCCGGGCCGTGTTCGGCGTCGACCGCTTCGACGGAGGCGAGGTCGAGGTGCTCGGCAAGCGACTCAAGCCCGGCGCCCCGAGCCTGGCGATGGCCGCGGGCCTCGCCCTCGTGCCGGAGGACCGCCGCGCCCAGGGCCTGGTGATGGATATGTCCATCGAGCGCAACATCGGACTCACCGGCTTCGCCGACACCACCCGCGCCGGGCTCATGAACCGCACGGCCGAGCGCAGCCGAGCCGTCGACTGGGCGGTCAAGCTCCAGGTGAAGTACGCGCGTCTCGCCGATGTCGTCGGCACTCTGTCGGGGGGCAACCAGCAGAAGGTCGTCCTCGCCAAATGGCTCGCGACCGCTCCGCAGGTGCTGATCGTGGACGAGCCGACGCGCGGCATCGACGTCGGCACCAAGGCCGAGGTGCACCGCTTGCTGTCCTCGCTCGCCGCCGACGGTGTAGCGGTCCTGATGATCTCCTCCGACCTGCCGGAGATCCTCGGCATGGCCGACCGGGTCCTCGTCATGCACGAGGGCCGGCTCACCGCCGAGATCCCGCGCGCCGAGGCGACCGAGGAGTCCGTGATGGCTGCGGCCACCGGCCGTACGAAGGAAGGAAGGGCGGCCGCATGACCATGACCGCGCAACCGGTGCGGAACGAGACCGCACCTCAGGCCACCGCCTCGCGCCGGTTCATCGACAAGGTGTTCAAGGCCCGCGAACTGGCCGTCGTCGCCGTGCTGGTGGTGATGCTCGGTGCCACGCAGATCTACAACGGCGAGTTCCTGTCCGAGCAGGGCATCAAGGACCTGATGCTCAACGCCACCATTCTGGTGCTCGTTGCGGTCGGCCAGGCCGTCGTGGTGATCACCAAGAACGTCGATCTGTCGGTCGGCTCGGTGCTCGGCATCTCCGCCTTCGCCGCAGGCAACTACCTCCGGGACGGCGGAAGCCCACTCGTCGCCGTACTCCTCGCCGTCGCGCTCGGTGTGGTCTTCGGCGTCCTGAACGGGGCCCTCGTCAGCCTCGGCAAGGTACCCGCTCTCGTCGTCACCCTCGGCACTCTCTACATAGTCCGCGGCATCGACTCCATCTGGGTCGGATCCAAGCAGATCACGGCCGATGCACTGCCCGGCAGCTTCGTCGACTTCGGCCACGACGGTATCTGGGTCGTGCCTTATCTGGCGCTGCTCGCCGTCGCCGTGCTGCTCTGCGTCGGCTACTACCTGCGCAGCTACCGCAGCGGCCGCGACATGTACGCCCTCGGATCGAGCCCCGAAGCGGCGAACCTGGCCGGCGTGCCCGTCCGTAAGCGCATCATGACCGCGTACGTGCTGTGCGGCGCCCTCGCCGGACTCGCCGGAGCCCTGTACCTGGCCCGATTCGGCAACGTCGACTCCGCCACCGGCAACGGTTACGAACTCACCGTCGTCAGCGCCGTCGTGGTCGGCGGCGTCGCCTTCACCGGCGGCTCAGGCACCGTCTACGGAGCTGCGCTCGGCGCCGTCCTGCTGACCTCCATCAACAGCGTGCTCCCAGCGATCGGCGTCAGCTCGGTCTGGGTCACCGCGATCAACGGAATCCTGCTCCTGCTCGCCATCGCCGTCGACCGGATCCTGGCGCTGCGGGTCGCCGCGGTGCTGCGAAAGAAGGCCGCACAGATGAGGAGTGCCCGCCATGACTGACATCACGAGCCCCAAGCCGACGGCCCGTCGTGGCCTGGCCGGGGCGGTGCGCTGGGACACCGCGGTAGGCGTCCTGTTCGTGCTCCTGCTGCTGTTCTCGTTCTCGTTCGTCGACAACTTCGGCAACGCGCTCAACGTCTCGTTCCTCATCGGCAACACACTGCCGATCGCTCTGATCGCGCTGCCGATGACGATGCTCGTCATCTCCGGTGAGGTCGACCTGTCCGTCGGATCCACGGTCGGTCTCTCGAGCGCGGTGATGGGCGCCCTGTGGAACGAGGGCATGGCCATCGAGACGATCATCCCGCTGTGCCTGCTGCTCGGTGTCGTCTGCGGCCTCATCAACGGCCTCCTCGTCACCCGGCTCGGACTGCCCTCCCTCGCCGTCACCATCGGCACCATGGCCGCCTACCGCGGCATCGCCCAGATCATCCTCGGATCGGACTCGGTCACCGACTTCCCCTCCCAGTACCTGGACTTCGGCGCGGGCCGGATCGGTGACACGTTCATCCCGTACGCCGCCCTGCCCTTCGTGGTCCTGCTCGGGATCGCGGTCGTCGTCCTGCACGCCACCCCGGTCGGCCGCTCGCTGTTCGCGATCGGCGCCTCCGAGGAAGCGGCACGCTTCGCGGGCATCCGGGTCAAGCGCCTGAAGCTGTCCATGTTCGTCACGACGGGCGTGCTGTCAGCCCTCACCGGAGTCTTCTGGACCCTGCACTACGCCAGTGCCCGCTACGACAACGCGACCGGCCTGGAGCTGTCCGTCATCGCGGCGGTGCTGCTCGGCGGCATCGACTTCGACGGCGGCAAGGGAACCCTGGGCGGCGCCATCGCGGGCGTGTTCCTGCTCGGCACCCTGCAGAACGTGATGAGCCTGGTCAACGTGTCGGCACAGTCCCAGATCCTCGTCACCGGCGTACTGCTCGTGTTCTCGGTCCTCGCCCCGCGCGTCGGTCGCCAGATCGCTCAGGCCAGGGCCAGGAAGAAGACGGTGGCGGCGCCACCGTCATCACCTGCGCCCGCCACTGCATAGAACCACCAGCTCCTGTTCGGTCAACCGCTGTACACCGTCGTACTACGCAAAGGCAGAAGCCCATGTCTCTCACCACCACCACCAGAACCCGTCGGCTCACCGCGGCCCTCGCCGTCACCACCGCCCTCGTCCTCGGTGCCACCGCCTGCGGTGGCACGACCAAGGACGACGCGAACAAGGAGGCCGGCTCCGCGGCGGCGGGCAAGGCCGACGCCAATGCCGCGACCAAGAAGGGCCTGAGCATCGCGTTCCTGCCCAAGCAGGTCAACAACCCGTACTTCACCACCTCGGACAACGGCGGCAAGAAGGCGGTCGAGGGGCTCGGCTCGACCTACAAGGAGGTCGGCACCAGCAGCGGCACCGACACCTCCGGCCAGGTCTCCTACGTCAACACGCTCACCCAGCAGCAGGTCGACGGCATCGCCGTGTCGGCGCAGGACCCGGGCGCCCTGTGCACCGCCCTCAAGCAGGCCATGAAGAACGGCGTCAGCGTCGTCACGTACGACTCCGACACCAAGCCGGACTGCCGTAACGTGTTCGTCTCGCAGGCCAGCGCCGAGGACCTCGGCCGCACCCAGGTCCAGCAGATGGCCAAGCAGATCGGCAACAAGGGCGAGATCGCGATCCTCTCGGCGGCCCAGACGGCCACCAACCAGAACACCTGGATCGACTACATGAAGGACGAGCTGAAGAAGCCCGAGTACAAGGACATCAAGCTCGTCACGACCGCCTACGGTGACGACGACGCCCAGAAGTCCTTCCAGCAGACCCAGGGCCTCCTCCAGGAGCACCCGAAGCTGAAGGGGATCATCTCCCCGACCACGGTGGGCATCAAGGCCGCGGCACAGTACCTGTCCGGCTCCAAGTACAAGGGCAAGGTCAAGCTGACCGGCCTCGGCACCCCCAACGACATGCGTGCCTACGTCAAGAACGGCACCGTCGACGCGTTCGAGCTGTGGGACCCGGCCAAGCTGGGCGCCCTGGCCGCGCACACCACCGTCGCCCTCGAGTCCGGCCAGATCAGCGGCAAGGAGGGGCAGACGTTCAAGGCCGGTGACATGGGCGAGTTCACCATCGGCAAGGACGGTGTCGTCTCCCTCGGCAAGCCGACCGTCTTCGACAAGTCGAACATCGACAACTTCAAGTTCTGACCCGACGTAAGGGAGAAGGGGCCGCCGTTCACGTCATGGACGGTGGCCCCGGCTCCGTCATTGGACAAGGGAGATGAGGATGCAGCGGGTTTGCTTCCTGCTCAAGGTCAAGGCCGACCGGATCGACGAGTACCGCGTCCGCCACCAGGGTGTGTGGCAGGAGATGCGGGAGGCGCTGACCGCCACGGGCTGGCACAACTACTCACTCTTCCTGCGCGAGGACGGTCTGCTCGTCGGCTATCTGGAGACCGAGGACTTCGACGCCGCCCGAGCCGCGATGGACGCCACTGACGTCAACGCCCGCTGGCAGGCAGAAATGGGCGATTTCTTCGAGGAGCTGGACGGACAGGCTCCCGACGCCGCGATGCGCCCCCTCACCGAGGTCTTCCACCTTGCCTGAGCGGCGGACAGGCACCGACTTACTAGAATGAATGCTGCTCAGAGCACGTACGAGGGGAACCCATGACGGTTGGCATCAAGGACGTGGCGCAGGCGGCGGGCGTCTCCGTCGGCACGGTCTCCAACGTCCTCAATCAGCCCGACCGTGTCTCTGCGGGCACCCGCCGTCAGGTGCAGGACGTCATCACTCGTCTCGGCTACGTCCGCAGCGAGTCCGCCCGGCAACTGCGCGCCGGCCGCAGCCGCATCATCTCGCTGCTCGTCTTCGACATGGGCAACCCGTTCTTCGTCGACATCGCACGGGGCGCCGAACGGGCCGCGCGTGACGCCGGACTCGGCGTCATGGTCTGCAACAGTGGACAGGACCCGGCCGAGGAGGCCGACTACCTCGCCCACTTCGCCGAGCAGCGGGTGCGCGGGGCTCTTGTCGCCCCGGCCGACCCGAGCGGTGGGACGCTGCGTGACTTCCGGAGGCACGGCATCCCGTACGTCGTCGTGGACCGCGTCGCCGGGGACGAAGAGGGCTGCTCGGTCTCCGTCGATGACGAGGCGGGCGGCGCGCTCGCCCTGCGCCACCTCGTCGCGCAGGGGCATCGCCGCATCGCGTTCGTCAGCGGCCCGCCGCATCTCAAGCAGGTCCAGGACCGGCGCACCGGAGCCCTGGCCGCGCTCGCCGAGGCCGGTCTCCCTCTCGACGCACTGCGCGAACTGCCCACCGAACGCATGGACGTGGCCGCGGGCCGCGACGCTGGCGCCCGCCTCCTCGGCCTCGCCGATCGCCCTACTGCCGTGTTCTGCGCCAACGACCTGCTCGCCCTCGGCGTTCTGCAGGCCCTGTACACCGCGGGCGTCCGGGTTCCCGAGGACATCGCGATCGTCGGATACGACGACATCGAGTTCGCAGCGGCCGCGACCGTCCCGCTCACCTCCGTACGCCAACCCGCCTACACTCTCGGGACCATCGCCGCGGAGCTGCTGCTGGAGGAAACAGGAGCGGCGGCGACGGATCACCGACACCAACACGTAGTGCTGCAACCGGAGTTGGTGGTGCGCAGGTCGAGCATGGGTGGACACGACGGCTGAAGGCTGTTGCAGAAGGCTGCGTTCGGGCAGGTCTGTGCCGGGTGTCGGTAGGGAATCCACCCATGACCAGCGGCGACGAGTCTTCGACGGCACAGGTGCTGGCGTCTCTATGCCGGCTCGATGGCAGTTGTGGTCGCTCGGCGGGTTCCGGCCCGGGCGACGTGATCAGCCGGATGCCCTGGTACACCTCGTGCGTGGCTTCCCCGACGAGGAAGAGCCTCCCTTGCCGTTCGGGCTTCTTGATCGCCTCGAGTTCCGCTTCTCCGAGCGCGAGCGCGAGGCATGGACGTTCGGCATGGGGACCCGTCCAGAACTCGAATTCACGGGCCATGCTGAACGTCGCATTCGGGAACAGGTCCACGGTGCCGATGTGGTCCATGTCGGTGCGGGCCGCGGCGTGGGCCGCGTGACGTGTGGCCAGTCGCATATGCATCCGCGTAAATCCGGTGAAGGGTTGACGCGTGGCGTGTTCGCATTCACCTCTTCTTCACGGGAGGTAATGCGGGCATTGGGCGGGGAAGGTCCCTATCTCACATCGATGGCCGGTTCAAGGGTGAGGCAATGAAACGGCGCATTAACTGATGCGTAGCTGCGGGGAATCCTCGCGTCGATCCACTCCTTGGCATCGCCGTCAGCGCATGGCCCGCATGACTCCTCCGTGTCCCTCGTGCGGGCCATACGTGTTCCCCGGGCGATCCCTGAGCAAGTCCCCGTGCAGTTGTCTGGAGGATCCATGTCCTTCTTCGCCAGGGCTTCCTGGCCAGGAGATCACCGTGACGAGATCGTCGCCGGTGCGCTCGCCGCCGCTGTGATCGTCGTCCTCGGATACGCCTCCGGGATCGGCGCCCCCGCACCTCAGAGCGTGGACACCGCCGCTCCGCCTGCCACCACAGCCCCAGCGGATCCGCCCGCGTTGAACACTCCCGGCTCCGCCGAGCCGCCCGCCACCTCCGCGGACGCGGGTGCCGGTGCGGGGGCCGGGTCGGGTGTACTGCCCGTGGGCGACGCACCCCCAGTGACTGGCGGAACGGGAGCGGTTGGGCACGGTGGGCACAACGGCCAGGGGGGTGCAGGGGATTCGACGGGACCTTCCCGAACGCCCCCGGAATCACCGTCCCCGAGTCCGTCTCCCGCGCCGAGCGAATCGTGTGACGACGGTCAGGTGCGGCTTGTGCAGCCCTTGCTCAGCGGCACGAACGACGCGGTAGCCGGCCTCCTGGACGGATTGCCGATCGCTGCCTCTCCCTCTCCCTCTCCCTCTCTTTCGCCGTCGGCGTCTACGTCATCCATGCCAGCTATGTCCGATGGGGCCCTCTGTCTTGGCGTAACGCCCTCGATTTCCCTCCTTTCGGGGCTGACGCCATGAGAACTCGCCTGTTTCTCACGGGTGTTCTGGCCCTCGTGACTCTTGTGCTCTCCGTGCCGTCCGCGTCCGCGCATACGGAACTGGACTCGTCGTCGCCGAAGGGA
The DNA window shown above is from Streptomyces sp. NBC_01445 and carries:
- a CDS encoding sugar ABC transporter ATP-binding protein: MTLSEPETTPVLALEGVSKSFGAVRALRGVSLRLYPGEAHALAGENGAGKSTLIKTLAGVHRPDSGAVLLDGEPVAFNGPADARDTGVAVIYQEPTLFPDLSVAENIFMGRQPRRSLGRVDHRAVKQAAADLFTRLGVDLDPDQPARGLSIADQQLVEIAKALSFDARVLIMDEPTAALTGSEVARLFGVVRTLRAQGAAILFISHRLEEIFELCQRVTTLRDGAWISSEPLEGLTEDDLVRRMVGRDLDELYPKQLTEVGDVALTVRRLTREGVFTDVSFDVRRGEIVGLAGLVGAGRSEVARAVFGVDRFDGGEVEVLGKRLKPGAPSLAMAAGLALVPEDRRAQGLVMDMSIERNIGLTGFADTTRAGLMNRTAERSRAVDWAVKLQVKYARLADVVGTLSGGNQQKVVLAKWLATAPQVLIVDEPTRGIDVGTKAEVHRLLSSLAADGVAVLMISSDLPEILGMADRVLVMHEGRLTAEIPRAEATEESVMAAATGRTKEGRAAA
- a CDS encoding ABC transporter permease, translating into MTMTAQPVRNETAPQATASRRFIDKVFKARELAVVAVLVVMLGATQIYNGEFLSEQGIKDLMLNATILVLVAVGQAVVVITKNVDLSVGSVLGISAFAAGNYLRDGGSPLVAVLLAVALGVVFGVLNGALVSLGKVPALVVTLGTLYIVRGIDSIWVGSKQITADALPGSFVDFGHDGIWVVPYLALLAVAVLLCVGYYLRSYRSGRDMYALGSSPEAANLAGVPVRKRIMTAYVLCGALAGLAGALYLARFGNVDSATGNGYELTVVSAVVVGGVAFTGGSGTVYGAALGAVLLTSINSVLPAIGVSSVWVTAINGILLLLAIAVDRILALRVAAVLRKKAAQMRSARHD
- the rhaI gene encoding L-rhamnose isomerase encodes the protein MPDIAAVKAALAGQRIETPSWGYGNSGTRFKVFAQAGVPRTPREKLDDAAKVHEFTGIAPKVSLHIPWDKVDDYEGLRTYAKERGVELGAINSNTFQDDDYKLGSVCHPDPKVRSKAVDHLLECVDIMDATGSKDLKLWFADGTNYPGQDDIVARQDRLAESLATVYERLGDDQRLLLEYKFFEPAFYTTDVPDWGTSYLQCLKLGHKAQVVVDTGHHAPGTNIEFIVATLLREGKLGGFDFNSRFYADDDLMVGSADPFQLFRILHEVAKNGGFKPETNVAFMLDQCHNIEAKIPAVIRSVMNVQEATAKALLVDLDALVAAQREGDVLGANLVLMDAYNTDVRPLLRELREEQGLNPDPVSAYAASGWQERIVAERVGGEQAGWGA
- a CDS encoding L-rhamnose mutarotase, with translation MQRVCFLLKVKADRIDEYRVRHQGVWQEMREALTATGWHNYSLFLREDGLLVGYLETEDFDAARAAMDATDVNARWQAEMGDFFEELDGQAPDAAMRPLTEVFHLA
- the rhaS gene encoding rhamnose ABC transporter substrate-binding protein: MSLTTTTRTRRLTAALAVTTALVLGATACGGTTKDDANKEAGSAAAGKADANAATKKGLSIAFLPKQVNNPYFTTSDNGGKKAVEGLGSTYKEVGTSSGTDTSGQVSYVNTLTQQQVDGIAVSAQDPGALCTALKQAMKNGVSVVTYDSDTKPDCRNVFVSQASAEDLGRTQVQQMAKQIGNKGEIAILSAAQTATNQNTWIDYMKDELKKPEYKDIKLVTTAYGDDDAQKSFQQTQGLLQEHPKLKGIISPTTVGIKAAAQYLSGSKYKGKVKLTGLGTPNDMRAYVKNGTVDAFELWDPAKLGALAAHTTVALESGQISGKEGQTFKAGDMGEFTIGKDGVVSLGKPTVFDKSNIDNFKF
- a CDS encoding LacI family DNA-binding transcriptional regulator, with amino-acid sequence MTVGIKDVAQAAGVSVGTVSNVLNQPDRVSAGTRRQVQDVITRLGYVRSESARQLRAGRSRIISLLVFDMGNPFFVDIARGAERAARDAGLGVMVCNSGQDPAEEADYLAHFAEQRVRGALVAPADPSGGTLRDFRRHGIPYVVVDRVAGDEEGCSVSVDDEAGGALALRHLVAQGHRRIAFVSGPPHLKQVQDRRTGALAALAEAGLPLDALRELPTERMDVAAGRDAGARLLGLADRPTAVFCANDLLALGVLQALYTAGVRVPEDIAIVGYDDIEFAAAATVPLTSVRQPAYTLGTIAAELLLEETGAAATDHRHQHVVLQPELVVRRSSMGGHDG
- a CDS encoding bifunctional aldolase/short-chain dehydrogenase gives rise to the protein MSTHPEVAALLARSNRLGADPRNTNYAGGNTSAKGSETDPVTGSDVELMWVKGSGGDLGTLTEGGLAVLRLDRLRALTDVYPGVEREDEMVAAFDYCLHGKGGAAPSIDTAMHGLVDAAHVDHLHPDSGIALACAADGEKLTAECFGDKVAWVPWRRPGFQLGLDIAAIKAANPQAVGVVLGGHGISAWGETAEECERNALFIIRTAETFLVEKGKDEPFGPVLEGYAALGATERRERAAQLAPVIRGLASMDRPQVGHFNDSETVLDFLASAEHPRLAALGTSCPDHFLRTKVRPLVLDLPPTAELDDMTARLKELHAAYREEYAAYYARHATPESPAMRGADPAIVLVPGVGMFSFGKDKQTARVAGEFYVNAINVMRGAEAVSAYAPIEESEKFRIEYWELEEAKLQRMPKPKPLATRVALVTGAGSGIGKAIAHRLAAEGACVVVADLNGDNAAAVAEQLGGPDKAVAVTVDVTSEERITEAFKAAALAFGGVDLVVNNAGISISKPLLETTAKDWDLQHDIMARGSFLVSREAARTMTEQGLGGDIVYIASKNAVFAGPNNIAYSATKADQAHQVRLLAAELGEHGIRVNGVNPDGVVRGSGIFAGGWGAQRAATYGIEENKLGEFYAQRTLLKREVLPEHVANAVFALTGGDLTHTTGLHIPVDAGVAAAFLR
- a CDS encoding ABC transporter permease gives rise to the protein MTDITSPKPTARRGLAGAVRWDTAVGVLFVLLLLFSFSFVDNFGNALNVSFLIGNTLPIALIALPMTMLVISGEVDLSVGSTVGLSSAVMGALWNEGMAIETIIPLCLLLGVVCGLINGLLVTRLGLPSLAVTIGTMAAYRGIAQIILGSDSVTDFPSQYLDFGAGRIGDTFIPYAALPFVVLLGIAVVVLHATPVGRSLFAIGASEEAARFAGIRVKRLKLSMFVTTGVLSALTGVFWTLHYASARYDNATGLELSVIAAVLLGGIDFDGGKGTLGGAIAGVFLLGTLQNVMSLVNVSAQSQILVTGVLLVFSVLAPRVGRQIAQARARKKTVAAPPSSPAPATA